The DNA segment GGTAGGTGGGGTTCTTGGGGTCGAGCATTGACTCAGTGGGCGACCGCAAGGGTGCGCCCCTACTCAAGCCCTCTGGGCAAAAATGTCGTATGGCCCTGTTGCCCCAGTCAATCTGCTTGCGCTGAACGCCGACGCCGGTGTGCGTCCGCATCTGGGTGATGAGGGCAAGCGCAGCCGGCTCATCGAAACCGCGCCAGCGCAGCAGGGCATAGGCCACCATGCCGGTGCGGTGAATCCCGGCCGCGCAGTGAATCAGGATCGAGCGGCCGTCATCGAGCATCTGCGAGAGTTTGGGCAGCGCCGCCAGGATCGAGGCCGCGGCTTCGGCCTGCGGCGGCTTTCCATTTTCCAGGGGCAGCCAAAGCCATTCGATGCCGGCTTCTGCGACCCATTGCCCGATGAGGTCGGCATGTTCCCTGGCGGCCTGCAGGGTCAGCACGCAGTCGCAGCCAAACAGCTTCATGGCGGCCACCGCGCGTGCGCCGGGCCGGTGCCACAGCGTCAGGCGGCCATTGCCAATGGCGACCCAATGGCAGGTGAAATTTACAGGGCGTTCCGTGTGGTCCATGGGCGCTCACCTTTCGATTGCCAGATTATACCCCACTCTGGCGATCCGCAAAAGCATAATGTCCTGTAGCGAATGGCTTGGCGGAAGCAGACCTTGACAGGGCCAAAGGATGAAGTTATACTGCCTCCACATCCAGAAAAGTACAAAGGACAACGTATCATTGTCGTCAACATGCGTGACTACGCATGGCTTGTTCCCTTCGTGGAGTCGGAGAACGAGATATTCTTGAAGACAATCATTCCGAGCCGCAAGGCGACCAGGGAGAATCATGAGCGTCAAGGAAATAGAAATTGCTATTACCCGACTACCGACCACAGATTTTGCCGAATTGATGGCGTGGCTCGATCATTACCACGCCGAGGTGTGGGACAAGCAGATCGAGAAAGACCTGGAAGCAGGTCGTCTCGATGCGCTGCTGGCTGAAGTTGACAGAGAGTACGAGGCAGGACTGGGCCAGCCACTGTGAAACACATGACCCTGCCGCGCTTGCGCGACAATCCACGTTGACTTGCCAGCGCAGTTGCCTTTGGCTGACGCGTGATTTGCCAGAACCGCACAGCGGCTGAAGCGTGTGTCGTTGGACGGGCAGCAAAAAATACGCAATATCTGTAACATCTTTATCATCATGTTATCCCAAATGGGTTGACATACAGAAAGTAGGCACTGTATCAATGATGTTTAGCTTTCACCCCATCATTCAATCGAATTACGGAATAATACATGAGTGGCTATCACAGCTAGGTGAGTTGCCCGAATACAGGCTTAACAATGCTTGGAGCAGAGTCAATAAACAACTTCAAGAGTCATCTCTAGAAAGTGCGGCCCTTCAGTATTATGTCTTATTTCCTGCACACTCTGCTAAAGCGGCGTTTGCATTAGAACACATTATTGGTGCAGATCGGTTGACCGAGTGGCTTGAATATAATTCTCACGTTACTGTGGTCGATGTTGGGTGTGGAGCAGGCGCAGCGTCAATTGCCTTTGTCAACTGCTTGCTTAATCTGCATGAAAATGAGCACATAGAACACCCTGTGTCCGTACACTTCATAGGGATTGACCCAAATGAAAATGCGCTTGCAATATATTATCAGCAGCTCGTTCGTCTAAAATCTGAAATTGAACACCATGACATTTTTCTAACGGTCAAGCTAATTGCCGAAAGCGACTTGCAAGCGGTCAACCAATTAAGAGAAGAGTTAGCCAGACACCGCACCAACCTTAATGTACCTTTTCTTGCCCATGTCTTTTGTTTCAAGCAAATGTAGTTTCACCATTCAGTACACGTTTCCATGAAACTCAAGTTAAGAGAAAAAGACTGGAAGCTCTTGGCGTTCCAAGGGAAGACTTGGGCGATGTCCAAGAGGTGTTTGGTAGGGAAGAAGCTATTGCCTACAAACAAATTCTTGAAAACTCCGCAATAGATAACCTCCATATCATCACGGTTGGAACGGAAGGATACGAGCAAAGAGTCGTCGAGTTAGCCCAGGCTATCGACGGTGAATTTCAAAGTAATAGCCATGTTGTCGAAAGGCTGGACGGTGGCGAGAGATTTGTCACATATGAGATACCCGATTATTGTTATTGGAAAGAATTCAAAAGTAATAACCAATGGGAGCTTAAATTCTGTGTTGAGGTTAGTTCTATTTCTAATGTTGCTCTAGCAGATGAAGACTGGCGAGAAGTAAAAAGCACACAAAATCTACTGTCTGCATGGGCGAGATCTCGACACCATTTGCTGGAACAGGCGCTTGTTGATGAGGTTGAGATTCGATTATTTGAGTCGAAGCTCGACGCCAATATAACAAAATTGCAGCAACAGCTTATCGCATATGCTCAGAATGTTGTTCACACGGATGACAGATTGCACTTTAAATTCCCAAAAGCCAGTGATAAGCTGAGACCTCTGGGCCTTTCAAGAATCGAAGAAGAGATTTTGTCAACTGCGGTCATTCAAAAACTTGGCCAGAGAATATCGGATGTTACCGGCAACAGTTATGCGTATAAATTTTCTCGTTCATTCGGTAATTATGCTACCGAATACCTTTATGAAAATTGGTTTGATGCGTATGGCAAATATATTGAGGACGCACGGTCTGCCGCAAAAAGCACTGCAGGCTGCGTTGTGATTCAGACAGACATTAGATCTTTTTACACTCGAATCATCAGAGATAGCTTAATCCAGCTATCAACAGAAACACTGAGTCGAAGCGCTCGTGTAGAATGGCTACTGAAAGTGTTGTTTTCTAGAGAAATTGACGGGCATGAGGCTGGTAAAGGGATCGTACAAGGAAATATTGCTTCTGGCTTTTTCGCTAATCTCTACTTGATCGATCTAGATGCTCGCTTCACGAATAATGAGTGGAACGTCAAATTCTTCAGATACGTAGATGATATGATAGTAGTTGTTCCTAATCCAGAGCATATTTCGGAAGTGATTTCTGCTCTTAAAGAACAGCTCGCTGGCATAGGATTGGAGCTAAACCAGGAAAAGACACAGTATTTCCATGATGCTTCGGAGTTTATTCGAGTTACCGACAAAGACGAAACTCTTGATGATTTACAAAATCAATTCCAGAATTGGATAAACTGTTTGTGGATACTAGATGCTCAGCACCGGCAAGTCTTTCGTAAGGCTTATAATGAAACGCAAGCTGAATGGTGGTATCGCATTGAAATATATGGTAGATGCTTGAAATCCATTGGGATAGTTATTGAAGCTCCTTTGCTCAGTCGTAGAGTTTATAAATACCTATTCAATGAAAAACTATGTGAGAAAGATTTTATCTGGCCAGAACCTTTTGTTGTCCCATCACTACCTGATACCAATGACGAAAGTCTGGT comes from the Candidatus Amarolinea dominans genome and includes:
- a CDS encoding dual specificity protein phosphatase family protein — encoded protein: MDHTERPVNFTCHWVAIGNGRLTLWHRPGARAVAAMKLFGCDCVLTLQAAREHADLIGQWVAEAGIEWLWLPLENGKPPQAEAAASILAALPKLSQMLDDGRSILIHCAAGIHRTGMVAYALLRWRGFDEPAALALITQMRTHTGVGVQRKQIDWGNRAIRHFCPEGLSRGAPLRSPTESMLDPKNPTYLAYSLYAHPNARLLPGA